In Bacteroidota bacterium, the DNA window GTAAACTGACAGCCCTGATCGGTATTGACGATCTCGGGTGCCCCGAACGTCTCGAACGCCTCTCGCATCTCTCGGCCGTCATCGTGTTCGAGATCCGATACCCGACGATATAGCGGCTGTGCTCGTCTATGATCGCCGCTATGCACAGGAACCCACGCCGCATCGGGATGCAGTTGATGTCCATCGACCACACATGTCCGCCCCTGGTGATCTCGAGCCCCTTCAGTTGGCCGATCCACGCGTAGAGTTTCTCGCTCTGATCCTCCGACGGCTTCTCCGACCCCGCACCACGCTCGAAGACCTGCGACAACCGTTCGGTCGCCTCCTTCTTCCACTGCGTGATCTGGTTCGGATGCAGTTCGTACCGACGCGCAAGATCTTCGATCGTCCGTCGCTCGCGCAACGGCTCCAAAACCACTTTCGCTTTGAATGCCGGACTGATCTTCCGGCGGGTGCCTTCTTCCATATCGGTACAAGTAGTAGACCCAATGAATCCCACCCTAACTACCTGTCCTAAGATCGGGGGGGGGGGGGGGGGGGGATCATAGTCCCTTGGTCGTCACTTACCAGATATTCTTTTGCAGAAATGAATTAGAGAAAAGGGAACTAGGCAACAATCTATGCAAACACATACCATAGCATGTATAGCGTTGCTTGGCAAACTGAGTCAGCCCCCTCAGGCATATCAAACATGGCCCTTCCGTTCAGAACGGTATCGGTCAGGCGTAACCAAGAAGTAGTAAGGTTAGCAATTATAGTCTTGGCAGCTCATCCCTGGTCGAAACCCAAGCATTTGACTAGCAAAAGACCCCGAGTCAGTGAATGCACTTAGAATAGGACTATGATCCTTATCAAAATACTCGTGGCGTCTGTCCCAGCTTGGCCTACTCCCAAAAAGAGGATCGCTAGGGTCATCAGGATCAATGTGTACTTTTGTTACAACGTTCCCAGTTCGAAGATCCAGCGCGATACAAGTTCCCTTCAGCATCATGGGATCGTCGTAATAATGGTCTATATTGGCGCTATGACAAAGAGCGCAGATCAACTGATTACCCTTGTATGAACGAGGAGATAACCCTGGGCTCAACTGACTGCCAAAACAAAACCAGGTAAGGAAATAGGCATCAATCTCGGACCCTCCACAAGCGTGAATTAGTTCATGGAATAGTACCTGACAAAGCAAATCTAGGTTATCTCCAATGTTATCAAAATTCAGGTGAATATGTACCGTGTCACCAAGTGCGTACCCGTCCGTGTGCCCGTACTTGTTGGAATCTGTCAAATCGCAATCGATTTCAATACGTCTATGCCAAATGTCGTGGTTCAGGAGACAATCAATTATTGTGTCGAGGCAATCATTGATACCTTGTAGGTTTGGCAGACAACTATGAAGTTCGGTGCATACACAGGTCCATGCCTCCCTTATCGCATTCTCTCGGGAAGGGTACGCCGGCGGACTGCCGCTACGACCGGAGCGACCAACTGGCCGTATGGGGTGACTGCAAGGCCAATCGTCTGCGGGAGGGTCAGGATGCCACACTGTACCAGATGAATGCGTGGACCCGTATGCGTATGGGTCACGATGAATATTGGTACAATCAGTCCCGGTATCCGAATGCGGCTTGGCATTTTTCTTCCATGAAAGGCGTGGATCGGGATCATTTATTTGGATCGGGGGACCGTTTGGAGGAGGAGGAGGAGGATTCATGGGAGGCGGGGGGGGCGGAATTTCCCCCAAGGGAACAGTCTGAATTTCCGAACTGGAGACCGCCATACCTCCGGGCAACCGGTTAGGCGCATCCATATTTGTCTCTCCAAGCGAATAAACTCTGTCTTGCATTGGTCAAAGTAGCGAAAGTATCAACAAAGCTAGGAATGATTCGGACAATCTTCAACTCCCTATCTACTACTCCATACGATCCAGCTTCCGCCCAAGAAGAATTTATGGAGACTATCCGCAAAGACTCCAAAAGCACAAAGTGGCGATTCCGGAGTGCTATCGGTTAGAACTCCAGAGAAATGGATTATTGCACGAGATGAAGATTCTGTAGTGGCAAGTAAATCTACCCTCCCAGTCTCGATCTTGCCCTTTACCTCACCAAAAACGACCTCTTCACCAAAGTACGTTTTGGTTATTAACTTGAAAACGCCATCAAGGATAGTATCCGCACGATCAAAATAAAAATGAACTTCGCCCGTACTCTTCGAGGCGTCCATGAAGACACCCGTCCAATGTGCCTGATATGGTTGAACACCAATAATGGTTGAAGTCATACTCTGAAGCTTGTTTAGATTCACTAGAGATTTCTGATCCACGGAAACACTATTCGAATCCACGAAACTACCAATCAAACTCAGAATCAGCCACCTCAACAACATAGTCTATGGATTCGCTATACAGCCACAAATACTCAAGACAGATAAATGTCAAATGAACACGTCGCAAAATTTTAGGAGCGTATCCGTTATCACGTTAGAGTCACTCGAATCTACAGCGATACGTGATCCATGCCCTAAAAAAACGTACTCCACATTGGAAAAGTTACCCTTCACAACGTGAACCCCCTCACCCTTAAACTCCATCAATTTTCGATTCTTTGGGACGTAGGGCGCTCCTCCCCCCTTCCCAATGGCTCGTCGACGATCACCACAACATCCCATTGCTTTTTTTACTTTCTACTATGAATAAGTTTGATTTTCCTAGCCCAGTTGAAACGGCTGGATGGAGATTGCCGGGCTGGAAACATCTACCACCGCAATCCACCTCATGTCAAACATCGAATAATTCGTGCCCGATTTCGCCCACACTCCGATATTGAACGCACCTCCAAATCGAAGTGTAACGTAGAGATCGACAACACCGGTAAAACTCCCAGTCCAATCCACGACTGGAAACGTTCCTTGAGCATCTCCTCGTGTGGCAGCTGAATCAAGAAATCCCAATTGCACCTCGGTATATGTGGAGGCACCAAAGTCGAGCGATATCTTCATCTGCCATTTTGTCCCCGCCCTCAGGAACAGCACTTTACGCAGGGGGATAGCAGTGGAACTAGCTAGATTCGCTGTTAGATTTAGAAAATTCCATTGTGCAGCATCCGCTACATTTTGTA includes these proteins:
- a CDS encoding transposase: MEEGTRRKISPAFKAKVVLEPLRERRTIEDLARRYELHPNQITQWKKEATERLSQVFERGAGSEKPSEDQSEKLYAWIGQLKGLEITRGGHVWSMDINCIPMRRGFLCIAAIIDEHSRYIVGYRISNTMTAERCERRSRRSGHPRSSIPIRAVSLPSRASRRSCARAVFASAWARRVGRSTTSSSNASGGRSSMSTSI